One stretch of Caloenas nicobarica isolate bCalNic1 chromosome 2, bCalNic1.hap1, whole genome shotgun sequence DNA includes these proteins:
- the NDUFA4 gene encoding cytochrome c oxidase subunit NDUFA4, with amino-acid sequence MFRVIVTHAKKHPSLIPLFLIIGSGGVGAGLYLLRLATLNPDVCWDKKNNPEPWNKLSPTDQYKFYSVNVDYSKLKKDRPDF; translated from the exons ATGTTCCGCGTTATCGTCACCCACGCCAAGAAGCACCCCAGC TTGATCCCTCTGTTTTTGATCATTGGATCTGGAGGCGTTGGCGCAGGCCTGTATCTCCTGCGTTTGGCAACACTTAACCCTGATGTCTG CTGggacaagaaaaataatccagaaCCTTGGAACAAACTGTCTCCCACTGACCAGTacaag tTCTACTCGGTTAACGTGGACTACAGTAAACTGAAAAAGGACCGTCCTGACTTCTAA